Part of the Ictalurus furcatus strain D&B chromosome 19, Billie_1.0, whole genome shotgun sequence genome, ATACATTTGTGTAATTGAATAATGTTAAAGAGGAAAATCTATTACATTATACTAGAAtacggggcggctgtggatcaggtggtagagcgggttgtccactaatcgtagagttggcagttcgattcctggcTCACATGACTCCAGATGCTGAAGTGtcattgggcaagacactgaaccccacactggtcccgatggcaagctagtgccttgcatggcagctctgctaacattggtgtgtgtgtgaatggatgaatgagtgttGGCTACGGCCCCTCAGCGTTGGCTACGGCCCCTCAGCATTGAGTGTTGGCCCCTCAGCATTGAGTACGGCCCCTCAGCGTTGAGTGTTGGCCCCTCAGCGTTGAGTGTTGGCCCCTCAGCGTTGAGTGTTGGCCCCTCAGCGTTGAGTACGGCCCCTCAGCGTTGAGTACGGCCCCTCAGCGTTGAGTGTTGGCCCCTCAGCGTTGAGTACGGCCCCTCAGCGTTGAGTGTTGGCCCCTCAGCGTTGAGTACGGCCCCTCAGCGTTGAGTGTTGGCCCCTCAGCGTTGAGTGTTGGCCCCTCAGCGTTGAGCGCTGGCCCCTCAGAGTTGAGTGTTGGCCCCTCAGAGTTGGCGCTGGCCCCTCAGCGTTGAGTGTTGGCCCCTCAGCGTTGAGCGCTGGCCCCTCAGAGTTGAGTGTTGGCCCCTCAGAGTTGGCGCTGGCCCCTCAGCGTTGAGTGTTGGCCCCTCAGAGTTGAGTGTTGGCCCCACAGCGTTGAGTGTTGGCCCCTCAGAGTTGGCGCTGGCCCCTCAGCGTTGAGTGTTGGCCCCTCAGAGTTGAGTGTTGGCCCCACAGCGTTGAGTGCTGGCCCCTCAGAGTTGGCGCTGGCCCCTCAGCGTTGAGTGCTGGCCCCTCAGCGTTGAGTACTGCCCCTCAGCGTTGAGTGTTGGCCCCTCAGCGTTGAGTGTTGGCCCCTCAGCGTTGAGTGCTGGCCCCTCAGCGTTGAGTACGGCCCCTCAGCGTTGAGTGTTGGCCCCTCAGCGTTGAGTGCTGGCCCCTCAGCGTTGGCTACGGCCCCTCAGCGTTGAGTACGGCCCCTCAGCGTTGGGTAAGGCTCCGCCCCTGGAgcgaatgcttttctgtttccAAATGTAGAACCGAACAAAGGGTTCTAGAGCTGTGCAGAAACATAgctgtattttaaatgtataaaaataacttttaaaaatgctgtttcatctgtaataatgttattttatttaaggccTCAAACatctctaaaaataaaatcactcagaaccagaactaaataaaaaagcaaaagacaGAGACACCGAGTAAAAATAGAGTATTAAGGTGTAAATGTTCCCTGTACGATAATCTTCTGCTATCACACATTCttacagattattatttttgttacgctattatgtttaattacataATGCTCATGGTTTATCAGCATTAGCatacaggataaaaaaaaaactagttaatgttagcaaaaAACAAATCGCTAGCTAATGCTAGTTATATTACCCAAACAAAATTAGCTAGCAAATGTTAGTGAAAATCCTCAAACATAAATATAGCTAGTTAACCAATATTAGTGAAAATCCCCCAAACAAAAACTAGCTGGCTAACGTTAGAGAATAGCAGAGAGCTAGTCAGTTGCTTTGGCGTCCACGTCAATGATGATGAATGAAGATTATAGAAGTAAAATGTAAGTGAATATCGACATTAATCACGCAAAGGTTCTGCTCCGTTACACAGTAAGGTCATTAACGATACTAAAACAACACAGCAGTGAACGCGCgccaacacacactcatcatCACTGCAACTAACACAGATTACAGAAGATTAAAGTCACACTGAGGGGAATTTAAGGATAAATAATTCCAACACAAATAAACCgatcaatcagccataacattaaaaccacctgcctaatattgtgtaggtcgcccttgtgcctccaaaacagctctgaggcGTCGAGGCatgaactccacaagacctctgaaggtgtgatgTGGTGTCTGACACCAAGATGTCAGCAGCTGTAAGATGTGAGGTGTAAGTCCTGTAAGATGTGAGGTCGGGACTTGTTCGTCCAGAACATTCCACAGATgctcggattgagatctggggaatttggaggccgagtcaacaccttgaactctttgtcatgttcctcaaaccgttcctgaacagtttttacagtgtgtcagggagcattatcctgctgaaagagaccactggcCACCATTAGGGAACGCCGTTACCAGGAAgaggtgtactcggtctgcaacaatgtttaggtaggtggtacatgtcaaagtaacatccacatgaatacaggacccaaggtttcccagtagaacatagcccagagcatcacactgcctccaccagcttgccttcttcccgtAGTGCATCCatccccaggtaagcaatgcacacacacaccccacatgatgtaaaagaaaacctgattcatcagaccaggacaCCTtcttcaccagttgtccttcctggTACCGACCACTGCATatcgggaacaccccacaagaccctGACCAgacgtctagacatcacaatctggcccgtgtcaaagtcactcagatccttactctTGCGAATTTtacctgcttccaacacatccaTTTCAATAACTGACTGCtcacctgctgcctaataaataaacTCCCCCCGACAGGTGCCACGGTAAGGAGAAAACGTTCTTCAcctcacctgtcagtggttttaacgttatggctgatcggtgtatatgaactaataataaatgaaacacgTCCGTATTCTTTAGCATGCATTTAACTAAAATAAGAACATGATGAGGTAGCAGCTAATCATTTCATCTCATGATTGTCATTCACTTACATGCATTTtctcaataatttaaaaaagtcgTACATGCAGAGCTGAAactgcacatgcacacatggcTAATCAGCTAAACAAACCCAGCATGGAGCATAAAAAATATCATACATTTAAattctgtgatttaaaaagtttgaaacatctttaaataaacagctaaaaaaaataatataaaaaataaatacataaatgaagcTGATGTTCTGTAAGGCCTACGAATCCCCACCCACAACACTTCCTGACCACGCCCAGTCTCGTCTTCACTTTATCCACTTGCTCTTTACACATCATAGCCACATCCAGACGTTCTTAAAATGTTACTGGCTCACACCTACctgaatttaattttaaaaaaaattaaaaacaacacaatcttTGGTGCTGGGACCCCAAAATATGTAACAATCTGAAGTGAATCTAAAGTCCCGTCTCcaaataatatgaaatatgaaatttCAGGCCACACCCATTCTCATTCGACCATGGGTCACCataagccacacccacttcccCACCCTGCTCATATGCCACACCCATATTCTCCAGCACTGTGATATGAATGTGGGCAGCAGGATTAAAGTGATGCTAAACTAGTGGTCATAAGCTTCCATTAACTGTTAGCTATACTAGCCTTGTAGATCGAGtagaaaatgtctttttatctcAATAACGAATCGTATCTTTAATCAAGACGACAATCTTCATCTTCTTAAATTAAACATAATCGACCTCAGTGTTAGTGAGTTTAGctaaagctagctagcatgtaATGAGCTAGGTAGCAAGTGTAAAAGAAAAGACtttgaaatgataaaataataaagtgcaataaaatTCTTCTGCTCCTGAATCTGCAATATAATTACAAAAATCACAAGTTCAATGTAAAATAAAGCATATATTTTAGCATTTATCGTGCAGCTTGCTCTTTCACACGTTACATAATAAACCTTTTCTTTCATTAAAGCACTTTGTgtcaatataaaaaaagatttttaaaaactcaattaaaaggtgataaaatgatgtaaaacattacacatcactgtatcagctctaacagcatgtcacattcaataaattaaaaaaaataaacataaaacgtCAACATAAAAAGGTCTAATCGTGTCTGTTGCGTTTGCGAAGCCCCACCCCCAACTCGTCCGGGCATGTTTTAGCCATGCCCTCTTCTTCATCCGTGTTGCCGCCCTGCTCTTCATTATACAAATCCACATCATGCTCCTCtgtagccacgcccacttcatcATGCTCCTCTTTCATCTCCTCGTCACGTTCAGTAGCCCCGCCCACTCCATCCTCACGCTCCTCCTCCAGAAACGGCATGCTGAAGTCGCTCTCCTCTCCGCCGTTTGTCTGTGGTTTGGTGCTCGTTTCCGTGCCAAGGGTTTCCATGGTGCTCAGCGACTCGATGAGGTTGTCAAGGTTACGCTCACACGACGCCTCTGAAACGCACAAACAGGAAGCGGGGTCAACGTCTCGACCAATCAGAGGTGATGTGTTCTGTTTTCTTCACAAGAACGCACTCTCACACAGAAGAGTGCaaacacactgtctctctctctcacacacacacacacacacactcacatacacacactctcacacacacacgctcactctcactctcacatacacacacacacacacacacacacacagttaaactAAATTAAAGACATATCTGAGGTGTGTAAGATAATggtttgattgtgtgtatgAATTAGCGCTGTGTGATGTAGAGAATCTTTTTGGTGGTTCGAGGTTAGAACCGCGCTGAGGCGGAGGAGAACCCATCTGGTTTGCTTTCACACCTCCGTGGTCACAGTAACCCAAAGGCACAGCTGGAATTTGGATAAATATCATACGGATATTATTGTTCTTAtctagggctgggtgatatatcCAGATCACGATAAATAATTACACCATACACTGCTCTGACATCGTTCCTATGGTAACGTATATTCAAAAATTTATTAACCCTTTGAAGTcttaaaaagaatttaaacGTTTTGCCATAGATATTATTTTGCTGTATTAACCCatcataaaatgttttgaaCTTCAGCTTTAAGAATATTTGGTTATTTTTTCAATATAAGATACTGTATTGATGTAAGTGCTTCCACACCCACAAATAAGATAAACATATTAAAGACTcacatttgtatttaataaattaagaaaacaagctagatgaaatgttttttaaagtaatttattTCAACATcataaatgcaaaatataaactttagaagtgaaaaacaaataactaGTGaagtatttacaaataaaacagatcagtcacagaAGTTTCCTCAGTGTGATCCGTCCTCTAATCTCAGTGTCCTGTTAGCTGTGCCATTGCTCACAGCCAGTCCTGAGGCACATCACAGGCCTTGTCCATCAGCGCTGTATAGacataggaatagaaaaatatatatttacattttatattgtacacacacacatacacatacgcgtgcacacacacacagattgacactgttaatttttttttcttttgcactcAAAGATGTTTACAAATGACCAGCCACTTTCCttataaaatgtgaataaagagtgtgtgtacgtgtgtgtacatgtacttgtgtgtgtacaagtttacgtgtgtgtgtacgtacgtgtgtgtatgcacatgtGCGTGTActtgtatgtacgtgtgtgtacatgtttgtgtatactagggctgcacaattaatggaatatcgatcgcgattatgATTTTGACGGCCAacaattaaatgaacatgatcgactgcgatattgacgtttaaagttcatcctccgctaaaagaaaactccgctgcagatcaattcaagtgcttcctacacttacagccaatcaccatagagcggcgcaaggctgacgtcattttgtaatgccaaaacccggaaatggggatagcattttagcgctcgagctgccagtTTCGCGTCGAGTTCCAGAGCTTTGCGCGAGGAGAAAccatgacattaacatgatactaaatggcactacagaggttgtcggggacattaaacgtcatcacaccgaccgtgcgaccatttcactcgcgtttgcgactgaaaagtattttgtgcgactgtgaataaatatttattcacaccggtgcgagtgacctgttcggagttgtataatacaatcagaataaaaactacaggaagtccaaaatacatctacaccgcgcaacagttactttcacactgcttttcatctcctcagtcaactgaacaagtgtgtaaatactgcagagaagccattatgatgaagagagtaactctgtacatcatctgcttcaacttcccgatctcacaaaccgccatcttttattgatcccgcaaaatgacctgaactttcacctgttcgtgtagacacagcggcgtcgggcggagtaaattaataataatgttaacactacaaggtgggtttaattcaaacttctttattaaataatcaaGAGCAGCAAcggttcagtctgtaaacatacagtacactgcccatctccttcactaactctaattcactccatttaaacttacggttgccagatatcactagaaaagtcaactccagtttccatgttttgatttaatccccaaAAAATACAATGTTATCAGCAGACATGACAACACTGTACTGCGGAAccaatctaaaactgataaacaaacaaaaataaaactactaaaatgtaaagacagaaaatgtgcttagttataaataaatcatttaatgtaaaaaatagatatcataataacttcataaaatataaataaaatgagaaatgaaataatgtttaattactatgggttgcatttaatatcaatttaacattaagcttagttcgctatttcatTAGAAgtctattagcctttttcctaatatggatcatttttatgttagtctacttttaattaggactctttattgttcaagatatttaaaaataaatatgttatgcttgtttatttatcaattaaccaacagtatctcattgctattattttaattcaattaacagtgaccatgagcggagagcttacatttaactgtttatgataaacctcctgattaaagtttcaataaaaaaagattggtatctggatcggtatcggctgtaaaaatcctgatcagagcatcagtaatgaacaccattaaactaaagcgctttgcatctgactggtaaatgaactcacccaatcgcatcctatatgagattattcagatatctacacaatacacacagagcggttcgagaactgactccagcccagaaccatgacagtggaaatgtctaatagtgtagctttaaatatatttaagaggagcagacttcaaacactgaacattgatgtttattgtatttgtttacaaggtaaacaggttaacggttgttttttgcatacagtctgtaaaattaactgaaaatattaaatgtagtttatcagaaggtaaattaatgtgtcatggctcacactatgttcccaaattctgtcataattgaccagctcaagttttctcatggctgcttgtgtgttatattgtggcatgagaaaacttgacatatttttattgcactttcacatttattgtcACTAAATtcaatgaataatcatgataaataatcgagttaaaaataatttcaatattgatcaaaataatcgggattatcattttggccataatcgtgcagccctagtgtatacacacgtgtgtgtgtgtgtgtgtgtgtgtgtgtgtgtgtgtgtgtgtgtgtactcacaggTTTTCCCCGGAGTGAATCGACTCCCCTTTAGGATGATGTTCTTCACGTGTTCCTCAAATCAGATCGTCTCCATCGTCCTCTTTTCACACAAGAAGCAGCTGGAACTTTAGTAGATAAAAACCTCCTACTGGAAGCCAAGGTGATAAGTCACCTAATTCTTTCCCAACCTTTTTCTGCTTCACGTTTTTCAGCTGAAGAGATGTTTACCTGCGTCGCTTACCTGCACCGCTAATTCTTACAGTAACGTGTGCACAGGAAGTAAATACTTCTGtagaatatttaaaagaaaatatccCTGCTTACTCGTCTATACAGACATTAACTATGCATCATAAGAAAGATTGTCTTTCCAGAGTTATTcccaggaaatgacatcatgtgaTTTGGACACGGGGCGGGTCCGTCCAATTTAAAAAGTTGATCATtataaattaaatggtactgaaagaaCGTCGCTGATTCCTCGTCTTTTTTTAGCATAATGTTCTTGGTCTTTGTAGACATTAAAGGAAAGTATCATGAAAAACTCAGTGTaacggttttgtttttgtttactaaATACAgtatgcattttatatatatacacatacatatatacatacattttacacacatatatatatatatatatatatatatatatatatatatatatatatatagtgatatGCATTGGGTATAGTAGACATGTCCTGAGGTATGGTGATATTTCAATCACATCGCCCAGCCTGTTCTTAGGTGAATATCTTTAATATCTTTAAACAGAAATCATAAAAATCATCTGAGCACAGAGAACCCAGAGCCAGCGTTCAGTATATTACTAAAAATTATAGAAATTAcgtctttaaaacattttctgtgtgagatatataaatgtatacacagacacacacacagtgcatccagaaagtattcacagcgcttcacttttcccacattttgttatgttacagccttattccaaaacgACAGGAACtccagacagttccttggacttcatggcttggtttgtgctctgacactgggaatacttatgtacatgtgctttttttattttttatttttaataaatttactaagatttcaaacaaacttctttcacgttgtcattatggggtattgtttgtagaattttgaggaaaataatgaatttaatccatactggaataaggctgtaacacaacaaaatgtggaaaaagtgaagcgctgtgaatactttccggatgcaccgtacatatatatatacacacacacacacacacacacacacacacatatatatatgtttgtgagAGACTTATGAACCCAAAATACACACCATGTTTATACATGGTTCAGTGGATCAGCAGTTGGATTGATTCGGAATTGATTCCATAATGAATCACTCTCTGGCTTTAATAACAGGGTGTAAATCTGAGACCTTATCattatttaatacaattttattcatttgcatCATTTGATTCCTTAACAAGCAAGTCGGTGTATGATAAAACCTCACGTCTCGTCACTATTCGACTCAGTGTCACTTACTAAATGATTCAGTGAGTCGTGAAAACTGATTCATTTTGACACACTCTTGTAGCAGACTTTTGAAGAAGTAATCACTTTGATCATTTTACTAGAGTTTGATTAAATTctaaaaagtgcatgtgtgtgcgtgcgtgtgtgtgtgtgtgcatgcgtgtgcgtgcgtgtgtaccTGTTGGTGCGTATTGCATACCCCGTTTCTTCATCAGGTGTCTGATGCACTGCAGCTGGGTCATGATCTCATTCTTCTGCTCCATCGCCACCGacttcacacttcacacacacacagatcatcaCTTATTGAACACACACTTCTATGgctgtgtgcgcgtgtgtgtgtgtgtgtgtgtacttaccAGTTAGTCAGAGGGTCGAGTTGTGTGAGGATGGAGTTCAGCATTTTCTCCGTCTGAGCTAAACGCTGTTCCAGCTCATTCAGCTGattctctacacacacacacgcgtacgtacacacacacacacactttcacttacAACATCTATACATCGCTCTGTCTGGGTCATCATTTTGTCCTTACACATTCCCtccatttgcacacacacacacacacacacacctgtctcctCAGATTTGCGGAGTCCTCGGGCGGTTCTCTCTTTCTGAGCGCGTGTGTCGTCTGCAGACTTTATctgtacacacaacacacacctccatcAACACTacgttttttattattatttttattattattattattattattattattattactactgttatgttcattattatcattattaatggcACTGAGGTGACCTTGAGGAACTTGTAGGCGGCGAACAGTCCGACTCCGACGGCGTACAGCGGCATTAGCGTGAACACGTAGCCCTTATTGTTGCTGCTGATTTTGGCCTTCtccttcctcacttcctgttccacCAGACGCTGTACCTGCTGCACATTGTCAGGGGGGCCACGCTGAGGGGCGGCGGGGCTGGGGGTGGGGCCAGAGTGAGAGGCTGca contains:
- the ccdc107 gene encoding coiled-coil domain-containing protein 107 isoform X1, with protein sequence MVLSSSQQLVLLFTAAICLFVIFPRFFTGGSTRDNKALDPRFRKASHSGPTPSPAAPQRGPPDNVQQVQRLVEQEVRKEKAKISSNNKGYVFTLMPLYAVGVGLFAAYKFLKIKSADDTRAQKERTARGLRKSEETENQLNELEQRLAQTEKMLNSILTQLDPLTNCVKSVAMEQKNEIMTQLQCIRHLMKKRGMQYAPTEASCERNLDNLIESLSTMETLGTETSTKPQTNGGEESDFSMPFLEEEREDGVGGATERDEEMKEEHDEVGVATEEHDVDLYNEEQGGNTDEEEGMAKTCPDELGVGLRKRNRHD
- the ccdc107 gene encoding coiled-coil domain-containing protein 107 isoform X2, with the protein product MVLSSSQQLVLLFTAAICLFVIFPRFFTGGSTRDNKALDPRFRKASHSGPTPSPAAPQRGPPDNVQQVQRLVEQEVRKEKAKISSNNKGYVFTLMPLYAVGVGLFAAYKFLKIKSADDTRAQKERTARGLRKSEETENQLNELEQRLAQTEKMLNSILTQLDPLTNCVKSVAMEQKNEIMTQLQCIRHLMKKREASCERNLDNLIESLSTMETLGTETSTKPQTNGGEESDFSMPFLEEEREDGVGGATERDEEMKEEHDEVGVATEEHDVDLYNEEQGGNTDEEEGMAKTCPDELGVGLRKRNRHD